From a single Candidatus Hydrogenedentota bacterium genomic region:
- a CDS encoding HAMP domain-containing histidine kinase has translation MKHPLYIGALVAACLAVGAAATLWLGATIFRLDREQREYQQRAALEEKVRLALWRMDSALGPFIAAESMRPYNLYSAFYPTAEAVDIASNAVIHDPVLLPSPLLTFSSPYIRLHFQIDAAGQLSSPQLPDEEQRPLAQEAYLAPGALVEALDRLRELRPLVQYEPLLAQLQQTGTGPPPIEQASMAQPATDPAQATSNISELLSRRNQATAQQQAPPTKLSIKGGGRGGRTGGRSGDLGWVVESPPAAPPTPSMPDTERAPGAPGWNEDPMIPLWAGGELLLARTVRNGGPILLQGCWLDWPAINAWLLGLCEDLLPGARLVPADNSTAWNTEMPGRQLASLPARLVPGPQPTGTAGRTSPVRIYLLASVGGIAVATLALTALLWGAVSLSERRGRFVSAVTHELRTPLTTFRLYTEMLAGGMVCDPEKRQQYYETLHEESARLSHLVENVLAYARLERVRLPDRLETLPAGKVLEKVAPRLEARAAQGGMSLALEISDSEAPIRVDPDLVEQILYNLVDNACKYASAAGDRRIHVRTALEGRFVAIRVSDHGPGIPPRDARRIFRPFTKSVHEAARSAPGVGLGLGLSRRLAASIGATLRLEPHGEGACFTLRVPRQG, from the coding sequence ATGAAACATCCGCTGTACATCGGCGCACTCGTTGCCGCTTGCCTCGCCGTCGGCGCCGCCGCCACCCTGTGGCTGGGCGCGACCATTTTCCGGCTGGACCGGGAACAGCGGGAATACCAGCAGCGTGCGGCGCTGGAGGAAAAGGTACGGCTCGCCCTGTGGCGGATGGACTCCGCGCTGGGCCCCTTCATCGCGGCGGAGAGCATGCGGCCCTACAACCTCTACAGCGCATTTTACCCGACGGCCGAGGCGGTCGACATCGCAAGCAACGCCGTCATTCACGATCCGGTACTGTTGCCCTCGCCCCTCCTGACCTTCAGTTCGCCCTATATCCGCCTCCATTTCCAGATAGACGCCGCGGGGCAACTTAGCTCGCCCCAGTTGCCCGATGAAGAACAACGCCCGCTCGCGCAGGAAGCGTATCTCGCACCCGGCGCGCTGGTGGAGGCACTCGACCGCCTGCGGGAACTCCGCCCGCTCGTGCAATACGAGCCGCTCCTCGCGCAGCTCCAGCAAACCGGCACGGGCCCGCCGCCGATCGAGCAGGCCAGCATGGCGCAGCCGGCCACGGACCCGGCGCAGGCGACCAGCAACATCTCCGAGCTATTGTCACGGAGAAATCAAGCGACCGCCCAACAGCAAGCGCCCCCCACAAAACTTTCTATCAAGGGCGGCGGCCGCGGGGGCCGCACCGGCGGACGGAGTGGCGACCTCGGATGGGTTGTAGAAAGCCCGCCTGCCGCCCCCCCCACGCCGTCCATGCCCGACACGGAGCGGGCCCCCGGCGCGCCCGGCTGGAACGAGGACCCGATGATCCCGCTCTGGGCGGGTGGCGAACTGCTCCTCGCGCGCACCGTGCGCAACGGCGGCCCCATCCTTCTCCAGGGATGCTGGCTCGATTGGCCCGCCATCAATGCCTGGCTGCTCGGATTGTGCGAAGACCTGCTGCCCGGCGCTCGGCTCGTACCGGCGGACAACAGCACCGCGTGGAACACTGAAATGCCCGGAAGACAACTCGCCTCCCTCCCCGCCCGCCTCGTGCCCGGCCCGCAGCCCACGGGAACCGCAGGCCGGACCTCACCGGTGCGGATCTACCTGCTCGCCTCCGTCGGCGGCATCGCCGTGGCCACGCTCGCCCTGACGGCGCTGCTGTGGGGCGCGGTCTCCCTCAGCGAGCGCCGCGGACGCTTTGTCTCCGCCGTCACCCACGAACTCCGCACCCCCCTCACCACCTTCCGCCTCTACACGGAAATGCTCGCGGGCGGCATGGTGTGCGATCCCGAAAAACGCCAGCAGTACTACGAAACTTTGCACGAGGAATCCGCGCGACTGTCCCACCTCGTGGAAAACGTGCTCGCCTACGCGCGCCTGGAGCGGGTGCGGCTCCCGGACCGGCTCGAAACACTCCCGGCAGGCAAGGTGCTGGAAAAAGTCGCCCCCCGCCTCGAAGCGCGCGCCGCACAGGGTGGCATGTCACTCGCCCTCGAAATCTCCGACTCCGAAGCCCCCATTCGCGTCGATCCCGACCTCGTGGAGCAGATCCTCTACAACCTGGTCGATAACGCCTGTAAATATGCATCGGCGGCAGGAGACCGGCGCATCCATGTCCGCACCGCGCTGGAAGGGCGCTTCGTGGCCATCCGCGTAAGCGATCACGGCCCCGGGATCCCGCCGCGCGACGCCAGGCGCATCTTCAGGCCCTTCACCAAGTCCGTCCATGAGGCCGCCCGCTCCGCGCCCGGCGTGGGCCTCGGGCTCGGCCTCAGCCGGAGGCTGGCCGCCTCCATCGGCGCCACCCTCCGGCTGGAACCGCACGGGGAAGGCGCCTGCTTCACACTCCGTGTGCCCCGCCAGGGCTGA
- a CDS encoding GNAT family N-acetyltransferase translates to MILRPYTPGDLDALAAIYRDAVLRIGITAYSPEQAAVWASFPDDRSAFAGLLEKGVAVVAELDGRPAAFCHLHPADHVSLLYTDPRHARRGLATSVYQAVEAHARELGQRVLTTDASKISRPFFERQGFSVRRTEQTIRQGVAFERYQMEKRLEPPNAR, encoded by the coding sequence ATGATCCTCCGACCCTACACGCCCGGCGACCTCGACGCGCTTGCGGCCATTTACCGCGACGCCGTGCTGCGCATCGGGATTACCGCGTACAGCCCCGAGCAGGCGGCGGTCTGGGCCTCCTTTCCGGACGACCGGTCGGCATTCGCGGGCTTACTGGAAAAGGGGGTTGCGGTAGTGGCCGAGCTAGACGGCCGGCCGGCGGCCTTTTGCCATCTGCATCCAGCCGACCATGTCTCGCTGCTCTACACGGACCCCCGGCATGCGCGCCGGGGCCTGGCGACTTCGGTCTACCAGGCCGTCGAGGCGCATGCGCGGGAACTTGGGCAGCGCGTGCTCACGACGGACGCGAGCAAGATATCGCGCCCCTTTTTCGAGCGGCAGGGCTTCTCGGTCAGGCGCACGGAGCAGACCATCCGCCAGGGGGTCGCGTTCGAGCGGTACCAGATGGAGAAGCGCCTGGAACCGCCGAACGCGCGTTAG
- a CDS encoding type II secretion system protein, which produces MSPKSAFTLIELLVVIAIIGVLAAILLPALSRAREAARRAHCQNNLKQMGLVFTMYAAESRGQHYPPMKNYHCDGTVSAWEQIYDPSVLYPDYLNDFNLGICPSNPNGASALETWDQHNTGSDNALSNQVAPYLKNGRVDFCEVTDHPYTYLGWTISPEMTSDAARVGAFEAEIIAQGQRIFAQPDVVDADWPVAHGLGNGGGDTVFRLRDGIERFLITDINNPGASARAQSEIFVLGDNIADDGHFNHVPGGCNLLYMDGHVEFVKWGQADLGHADFQGVDYPNNRRFPMNVYGIVFHTMLHRFSNGPEAEFYVSVPYPGRFPGQI; this is translated from the coding sequence ATGTCGCCTAAATCCGCCTTCACGCTCATCGAACTCCTCGTCGTTATCGCCATCATCGGCGTGCTCGCCGCCATTCTCCTCCCCGCGCTGAGCCGTGCGCGCGAGGCCGCCCGCCGGGCGCACTGCCAGAACAACCTCAAGCAGATGGGGCTCGTCTTCACGATGTACGCCGCCGAAAGCCGCGGCCAGCACTATCCCCCGATGAAGAACTACCATTGCGACGGCACCGTGAGCGCGTGGGAGCAGATTTATGATCCGTCAGTCCTGTACCCCGACTACTTGAACGACTTCAATCTCGGGATCTGCCCCAGCAATCCCAACGGCGCATCGGCCCTGGAAACCTGGGACCAGCACAACACCGGCAGCGACAACGCCCTGTCGAACCAGGTGGCGCCGTACCTCAAGAACGGTCGGGTCGATTTCTGCGAGGTCACGGACCACCCGTATACCTACCTGGGCTGGACCATCTCGCCGGAAATGACCAGCGATGCGGCGCGGGTGGGCGCCTTCGAGGCGGAGATCATCGCCCAGGGACAGCGGATCTTCGCGCAACCCGATGTGGTGGACGCCGACTGGCCGGTGGCGCACGGCCTCGGAAACGGGGGCGGCGACACCGTATTCCGCCTGCGCGATGGGATCGAGCGCTTTCTCATCACGGACATCAACAATCCAGGGGCCTCGGCGCGCGCCCAGTCGGAGATCTTCGTGCTGGGCGACAACATCGCCGACGACGGGCACTTCAACCACGTGCCGGGCGGCTGCAACCTGCTGTACATGGACGGGCATGTGGAATTCGTGAAATGGGGCCAGGCGGACCTCGGCCACGCGGACTTTCAGGGCGTGGACTACCCGAACAACCGGAGGTTCCCCATGAACGTCTACGGGATCGTCTTCCACACCATGCTGCACCGCTTCAGCAACGGCCCCGAAGCGGAATTCTACGTGTCCGTGCCCTATCCGGGGCGCTTCCCGGGCCAGATCTAA
- the ltrA gene encoding group II intron reverse transcriptase/maturase, giving the protein MVGRCEDTPAARRRREPVATKLHRIACKARKEPEFKFTSLYHLMNEDLLRGCFAQLRGDAAAGIDGKTKAEYAENLEANVAGLVSRLHRMAYRPQAVRRVYIPKPGSDKGRPLGIPALEDKLVQSGMSRILEQIYEQDFIEDSYGFRAKRSCHDALRALSVTVESGRIGWIVEADIKGFFDNVDHDWLMRFLALRIGDRRMLRMVKRFLKAGVLEEGKLYASEEGVPQGGSISPILSNIYLHYVLDLWFEKGFRRVCGGAARLIRYADDFVACFATQADAERFNRELVTRLARFGLEVEPAKTKVLAFGPDAARRARREGKRKPETFDFLGFTHYCSRTRNGRRYRMKRVTARKKFRVKLAAMKEWLKENRAKMTTLELWQKVCEKLRGHYGYYGVTDNSRGIGRFHEAVKKLLYKWLNRRSQRKAMTWEKFNLMEGRFPLPRPRITVNLFARPKAPVQIDLL; this is encoded by the coding sequence ATGGTCGGGCGATGTGAGGACACACCGGCTGCGCGCAGACGCAGGGAACCGGTGGCCACGAAATTGCATCGCATAGCATGCAAGGCCCGCAAGGAACCGGAATTCAAGTTCACCAGTCTATATCATCTGATGAACGAGGACCTGTTGCGGGGATGTTTCGCGCAGCTGCGAGGAGATGCGGCTGCCGGAATAGACGGGAAGACGAAGGCGGAATACGCCGAGAATCTGGAGGCGAATGTGGCCGGTCTGGTAAGCCGGCTCCACCGGATGGCGTATCGACCGCAAGCGGTCCGGCGGGTGTACATTCCCAAGCCGGGCAGCGACAAAGGCAGGCCACTGGGTATACCTGCCCTTGAGGATAAGCTTGTGCAGTCCGGGATGTCCCGCATACTGGAGCAAATCTATGAGCAAGATTTCATAGAGGACTCCTATGGGTTCCGGGCGAAACGCAGCTGCCACGACGCGTTGCGCGCCTTGAGCGTGACCGTGGAATCGGGCCGGATAGGGTGGATTGTGGAGGCGGACATCAAAGGGTTCTTTGACAACGTCGATCACGATTGGCTCATGCGCTTTCTGGCGCTCCGGATCGGTGACAGGCGTATGCTGCGCATGGTAAAGCGATTTCTCAAGGCGGGCGTGCTCGAAGAAGGCAAGTTGTACGCCAGCGAGGAAGGGGTGCCGCAAGGCGGCAGCATATCGCCCATACTCAGCAACATCTACCTTCACTACGTTCTAGACCTATGGTTCGAGAAAGGGTTTCGCCGCGTGTGCGGTGGAGCGGCGCGACTGATTCGCTATGCCGACGATTTTGTGGCCTGTTTCGCCACGCAGGCGGATGCGGAACGGTTTAACCGCGAACTCGTCACACGTCTGGCCAGATTCGGCCTTGAGGTGGAGCCCGCCAAGACCAAGGTGCTGGCGTTTGGGCCTGACGCGGCAAGGCGTGCGCGGCGAGAAGGGAAGAGGAAACCGGAAACGTTTGATTTTCTGGGCTTTACCCACTATTGCAGCAGAACACGCAACGGGCGGCGGTATCGCATGAAGCGGGTGACGGCGCGCAAGAAATTCCGCGTCAAACTCGCGGCCATGAAAGAGTGGCTGAAGGAAAATCGGGCGAAGATGACCACACTGGAACTATGGCAGAAGGTCTGCGAGAAACTGCGCGGCCACTATGGCTACTATGGGGTCACGGACAACTCTCGGGGAATTGGCCGATTCCACGAAGCGGTGAAGAAGCTGCTGTACAAGTGGCTCAATCGCCGAAGCCAACGAAAAGCCATGACCTGGGAGAAGTTCAACCTGATGGAAGGGCGATTTCCGCTGCCGCGGCCGCGTATAACAGTAAACCTGTTTGCGCGGCCCAAAGCCCCCGTACAAATCGACCTGTTATGA
- a CDS encoding ammonia-forming cytochrome c nitrite reductase subunit c552, translating to MPVLIGLFAGAAVATVAVAALLVNIFGRKQEARTPFIRLVEVNEISTDPEPWGMNWPRQHDSYKRTADTARFYGGSSAMPAQKLEEHPWLVRLYSGYAFSIDYREARGHAYMLSDQLATKRVTERSQPGACLHCHSSVVPTYRRLGLEAMGQSADAEALAADFNWPAVQKGFEILGAMDYPDAHAELVKTPDGHGDPGGHPVSCVDCHDPKTMAMRVTRPGLVNGIAALAAGDAEVPHLPSIDRWRKGDRKTPYDPNRDASRQEMRSLVCAQCHVEYYCGPKETLFFPWDKGLTVDLIEAMYDEHKFPDGTPFNDWKHGETGAPLYKAQHPEFELWSQGIHARSGVSCADCHMPYEREGAMKVSSHWVQSPMNNINNACQTCHNVPESELKARVDTIQSRHKALMEKAAVAMTDMLDAILAAQAAGVSEEALAPVLELQRKSQWRLDFISSENSLGFHADQEAARVLAESIDYSRQATIAAISLRAPEAPASTVQPEPLHGVTPAGQSPAS from the coding sequence ATGCCGGTGCTGATTGGGCTCTTCGCCGGGGCGGCGGTGGCGACGGTGGCGGTGGCGGCGCTTCTGGTGAACATTTTCGGGCGCAAGCAAGAGGCGCGCACGCCCTTTATACGCCTGGTGGAGGTGAACGAGATTTCGACCGACCCCGAGCCGTGGGGCATGAACTGGCCGCGCCAGCACGACAGCTACAAGCGGACGGCCGACACGGCGCGCTTCTACGGGGGGTCGAGCGCAATGCCCGCGCAGAAGCTTGAAGAGCACCCGTGGCTGGTGCGCCTGTATTCGGGCTACGCGTTTTCGATCGATTACCGCGAAGCGCGGGGCCACGCGTATATGCTTTCCGATCAGCTCGCGACGAAACGCGTTACCGAGCGATCGCAACCGGGCGCATGCCTGCACTGCCACTCCAGCGTGGTTCCGACCTACCGCCGCCTCGGCCTGGAAGCGATGGGGCAGTCCGCGGACGCTGAGGCGCTCGCCGCCGACTTCAACTGGCCCGCCGTCCAGAAAGGCTTCGAGATTCTCGGCGCGATGGACTACCCGGATGCCCATGCCGAGCTGGTCAAAACGCCGGATGGACACGGCGATCCGGGCGGCCACCCGGTGAGCTGCGTGGACTGCCACGATCCGAAGACGATGGCGATGCGGGTCACGCGGCCCGGCCTGGTAAACGGCATTGCGGCGCTGGCCGCGGGCGATGCGGAGGTTCCGCACCTGCCGAGTATCGATCGCTGGCGGAAAGGGGACCGGAAAACCCCCTACGACCCGAACCGGGACGCGTCCCGCCAGGAAATGCGTAGTCTCGTGTGCGCGCAGTGCCACGTGGAGTACTACTGCGGCCCGAAGGAGACATTGTTCTTCCCATGGGACAAAGGCCTGACGGTTGATCTTATTGAGGCGATGTACGACGAGCATAAGTTCCCCGACGGCACGCCGTTCAACGACTGGAAGCACGGCGAGACCGGCGCGCCGCTGTATAAGGCGCAACACCCCGAATTCGAGCTTTGGAGCCAGGGTATCCATGCGCGCAGCGGGGTCTCCTGCGCGGACTGCCACATGCCCTACGAGCGCGAGGGCGCGATGAAGGTCAGCAGCCACTGGGTCCAGAGCCCGATGAACAACATCAACAACGCCTGCCAGACCTGCCACAACGTGCCCGAATCCGAGCTGAAAGCCCGGGTTGACACGATCCAGTCACGCCACAAGGCGCTCATGGAGAAGGCGGCGGTGGCGATGACGGACATGCTGGACGCGATCCTGGCGGCGCAGGCGGCGGGCGTCTCGGAGGAAGCCCTGGCGCCTGTGCTGGAGCTGCAACGCAAGTCGCAGTGGCGCCTCGACTTCATCAGCAGCGAGAACTCGCTCGGGTTCCACGCGGATCAGGAGGCGGCGCGGGTGTTGGCCGAGTCTATCGACTATTCGCGCCAGGCGACCATCGCCGCGATCAGCCTGCGCGCCCCCGAGGCCCCGGCGTCGACGGTACAGCCCGAACCGCTGCACGGCGTGACCCCGGCAGGGCAGTCCCCCGCGTCGTAG
- the nrfH gene encoding cytochrome c nitrite reductase small subunit produces MNDGSDPVTARPTRAMLVRRAILVGAVLACGALAGVGTFTFGYANGFSYLSTDPRACANCHIMQDYYDTWQKSSHHHVAACVDCHLPHDFVGKYVSKADNGFFHSVAFTLDNFHEPIQIKPRNRRITQNNCLECHQDVVHNMFPVQAGGEMASCIQCHADVGHGPR; encoded by the coding sequence ATGAACGACGGCAGCGACCCTGTGACCGCCCGCCCGACGCGGGCCATGCTCGTGCGGCGGGCAATCCTCGTGGGGGCCGTGCTGGCTTGCGGCGCGCTGGCGGGAGTGGGGACCTTCACCTTCGGCTACGCCAATGGCTTCAGCTACCTGAGCACGGATCCGCGGGCCTGCGCGAATTGCCACATCATGCAGGACTATTACGACACGTGGCAGAAATCGAGCCACCACCACGTTGCGGCGTGTGTGGACTGCCACCTGCCGCATGATTTCGTGGGAAAGTATGTCTCCAAGGCCGACAACGGTTTCTTCCACTCGGTGGCGTTTACGCTGGACAACTTCCACGAGCCGATCCAGATCAAGCCACGCAACCGGCGCATCACGCAGAACAACTGCCTGGAATGCCACCAGGACGTCGTGCACAACATGTTCCCCGTGCAGGCGGGGGGTGAAATGGCGAGCTGTATCCAGTGCCACGCGGATGTGGGCCACGGGCCGCGCTGA
- a CDS encoding sodium/solute symporter (Members of the Solute:Sodium Symporter (SSS), TC 2.A.21 as described in tcdb.org, catalyze solute:Na+ symport. Known solutes for members of the family include sugars, amino acids, nucleosides, inositols, vitamins, urea or anions, depending on the system.) — MEHAIRPLDAAAIGLYLLAMVAAGIYFARKNDTTEAYFVGNRNFSGWVLGLSMLGTIVSSATFLALPAAAYVLDWRQLNVNLVLPFVAVLAVLVFIPFFRQGNLTTAFEYLGRRYGAAPRVYGTLSFILMQVIRMAQILFLVSLPIQVLTGAPMTAVIVACGLFIAFYTIAGGIEAVVWTDVIQAIILMLGGAICFCVIAFDLPGGFRQIFEVGAAQDKFSLGSFDWNLHERTFWTVAILGVINWLAIYGGDQNMVQRYAAARSTREARKATILYSVIALPLWIMFFFVGTSLFVYFQAFPDPAVAALESDQVLPYFILNRVPAGIAGIMIAAVMAAAMSSLDSGINAISTVTVVDLLRPWIAPGREDRFYLRAARLVASAVTMLVVIGAITFSYLPKESMNDVSLIVTSVFGGCLMGLFMLGFFTTRVDGFAATIAMFLAILFNIYLALGLAGKLPAAITLEIHSYWTGALVNGVFLICAYAIGCLRGNTRDLAGLTIWTTSSENETVTPLK; from the coding sequence ATGGAACACGCCATCCGCCCGCTGGACGCCGCCGCCATCGGCCTGTACCTCCTGGCCATGGTGGCCGCGGGGATCTATTTCGCGCGGAAGAACGACACCACGGAAGCGTATTTCGTGGGGAACCGGAACTTTTCCGGGTGGGTGCTGGGGCTGTCCATGCTGGGCACAATTGTGAGCTCGGCGACGTTTCTGGCGCTGCCCGCCGCGGCGTATGTGCTGGACTGGCGGCAGTTGAACGTGAACCTGGTGCTGCCCTTCGTGGCGGTGCTGGCGGTGCTGGTGTTTATTCCGTTTTTCCGGCAGGGCAACCTGACAACCGCCTTTGAGTACCTGGGCCGCCGCTACGGCGCGGCGCCGCGCGTCTACGGCACGCTCAGTTTCATCCTCATGCAGGTGATCCGCATGGCGCAGATCCTGTTTCTCGTGAGCCTGCCGATCCAGGTGCTTACGGGGGCGCCGATGACCGCCGTCATCGTGGCCTGCGGCCTGTTTATCGCCTTCTACACCATTGCCGGCGGGATCGAGGCCGTGGTCTGGACGGACGTGATCCAGGCGATCATCCTCATGCTGGGCGGCGCGATCTGCTTCTGTGTAATCGCGTTCGATCTGCCCGGGGGCTTCCGCCAGATCTTCGAGGTGGGGGCCGCGCAAGACAAGTTCAGCCTGGGGAGCTTCGACTGGAACTTACACGAGCGAACTTTCTGGACCGTGGCCATTCTCGGCGTGATCAACTGGCTGGCGATTTACGGGGGTGACCAGAACATGGTCCAGCGCTACGCCGCCGCGCGATCCACCCGCGAAGCGCGGAAGGCCACGATCCTCTACTCGGTCATCGCGCTGCCGCTGTGGATCATGTTCTTCTTCGTGGGGACGAGCCTGTTCGTCTACTTCCAGGCCTTTCCCGACCCGGCCGTGGCGGCGCTGGAGTCCGATCAGGTCCTGCCGTATTTCATCCTCAACCGGGTGCCCGCCGGCATCGCCGGGATCATGATCGCCGCGGTCATGGCCGCCGCCATGAGTTCGCTGGATTCCGGCATTAACGCGATTTCCACCGTCACCGTGGTTGACCTTCTCCGTCCCTGGATTGCGCCCGGCCGCGAAGACCGCTTCTACCTGCGCGCCGCGCGCCTCGTGGCGTCCGCCGTGACCATGCTCGTGGTCATTGGGGCCATCACCTTCAGCTACCTGCCCAAGGAGAGCATGAACGACGTGAGTCTGATTGTGACCAGTGTTTTCGGCGGCTGCCTGATGGGCCTGTTCATGCTGGGCTTCTTCACCACCCGCGTGGACGGATTTGCGGCGACCATCGCCATGTTCCTGGCCATTCTCTTCAATATCTACCTTGCGCTGGGACTCGCCGGCAAACTGCCCGCCGCCATTACCCTCGAAATTCACAGCTACTGGACCGGCGCACTCGTCAACGGCGTGTTTCTCATCTGCGCCTACGCAATCGGCTGTCTTCGCGGCAACACGCGCGACCTGGCCGGGCTTACAATCTGGACCACATCCAGCGAAAACGAGACCGTAACGCCGCTCAAATAG
- a CDS encoding HigA family addiction module antidote protein, with translation MHNPAHPGEILRELVLDPLGLTVTDAAGHLGVSRKTLSKVLNGRGAVTPEMALRLELVFERPSADHWLRLQNAHDLWQCRKSQSSIHVVPIGV, from the coding sequence ATGCATAATCCAGCCCATCCCGGAGAAATCCTTCGTGAACTTGTACTTGATCCATTGGGCCTCACGGTTACCGATGCCGCCGGTCATCTGGGCGTGAGCCGGAAGACGCTTTCCAAAGTGCTGAACGGCCGTGGCGCGGTGACGCCGGAAATGGCGTTGCGGCTTGAACTGGTGTTCGAGAGGCCTTCGGCCGATCACTGGCTTCGACTTCAAAACGCCCACGATCTTTGGCAGTGCCGGAAGTCCCAATCAAGCATTCACGTTGTACCCATCGGTGTGTGA
- a CDS encoding DUF1080 domain-containing protein: MRKTLRYLLITAMLLVAAPRHAAPNTIDLLEDGTLKHWYTWLKESGRDNDPKQVFTMQDGVLRISGEEWGCITTNEEYENYHLVLEFKWGEKTWEPRLDRARDSGLLIHSVGEDGGYSNTWMHSLEVQMIEGGTGDFIVVGDKSDNYQITAPVAEERHGTVPVFSPDGDPITVNGGRINWWGRDPNWEDKLDFRGPKDVEKPVGEWNRLEVIADGGKITVLLNGIVVNRAIDCKPQKGRIQVQSEAAELFVRRIELTPLAQAAAAVSGPISDGPMLLVANKHSDTLSYVHPESLQVEQTITVGPNPHEMTITPDQRFMYLSNYAAPGDTISVVDLVARNHIKQIPTGEYTRIHGATMAPDGKHAYFTAGQTGWVVEVDTATHAVTRGIPTHGKISHMVLVSPDNQRIYTANITSENVSVIDRESGELITQVSCEEGAEGMAFTPDGKYLWVANQSGGSMSIIELASHTVVERFDVPGMPVRIKFTKDGSRAFVPSWTPEGELIVIDVASRKEIKRVKVGGHAIGVELSPDEKRAFVGCEYTDGLHVVNTETLEVEATVDTGDGPDPMLMWYPERIAA, from the coding sequence ATGCGAAAAACACTCCGATACCTTTTAATCACCGCGATGCTCCTGGTGGCCGCGCCGCGCCATGCCGCCCCGAACACCATCGACCTGCTCGAAGACGGCACGCTTAAGCACTGGTACACGTGGCTCAAGGAAAGCGGGCGCGACAACGACCCGAAGCAGGTTTTCACGATGCAGGATGGGGTCCTGCGGATTTCCGGCGAGGAGTGGGGCTGCATCACGACCAACGAGGAGTACGAGAACTACCACCTGGTGCTGGAGTTCAAGTGGGGCGAGAAAACCTGGGAGCCCCGCCTGGACCGCGCGCGGGACTCGGGGCTGCTGATCCACTCGGTGGGCGAGGATGGCGGCTACAGCAATACCTGGATGCATTCGCTGGAGGTGCAGATGATCGAGGGCGGCACGGGCGACTTCATCGTGGTGGGCGATAAATCCGACAACTACCAGATCACGGCGCCGGTGGCCGAAGAGCGGCACGGGACCGTGCCGGTGTTCAGCCCGGACGGGGACCCGATCACCGTGAACGGCGGGCGCATCAACTGGTGGGGCCGCGATCCGAACTGGGAGGACAAGCTCGACTTCCGTGGGCCGAAGGACGTGGAGAAGCCGGTGGGCGAGTGGAACCGGCTTGAAGTGATCGCCGACGGCGGCAAGATCACGGTGCTGCTCAATGGGATCGTGGTGAACCGCGCGATCGACTGCAAACCCCAAAAGGGACGGATCCAGGTGCAATCCGAGGCGGCGGAGCTGTTTGTCCGGCGCATCGAGCTGACGCCGCTCGCGCAGGCCGCCGCGGCGGTTTCGGGCCCGATCAGCGATGGGCCGATGCTGCTCGTGGCCAACAAGCACAGCGACACCTTAAGCTACGTCCATCCCGAGAGCCTCCAAGTCGAACAGACGATTACGGTCGGCCCGAACCCGCACGAAATGACGATCACTCCGGACCAGCGCTTCATGTACCTCTCCAACTACGCCGCGCCGGGCGACACGATATCGGTGGTGGATCTGGTGGCGCGCAACCACATCAAGCAGATCCCGACGGGCGAGTACACCCGGATCCATGGCGCGACCATGGCCCCGGACGGCAAGCATGCCTATTTCACCGCCGGCCAGACCGGCTGGGTGGTGGAAGTGGATACAGCCACGCACGCGGTGACGCGGGGTATCCCGACGCACGGGAAGATCTCGCACATGGTGCTGGTGTCGCCGGACAACCAGCGGATCTACACGGCGAATATCACCAGCGAGAATGTGTCCGTGATCGACCGTGAAAGCGGAGAACTGATTACCCAGGTTTCCTGCGAGGAAGGCGCGGAGGGCATGGCCTTCACGCCCGACGGCAAGTATCTGTGGGTCGCGAACCAGAGCGGCGGGTCGATGTCCATCATCGAACTGGCCAGCCATACGGTCGTCGAACGCTTTGATGTGCCCGGGATGCCGGTGCGCATTAAGTTTACGAAGGATGGATCGCGGGCCTTCGTTCCGAGCTGGACGCCCGAGGGCGAACTTATCGTGATCGACGTGGCGTCGCGCAAGGAGATCAAGCGGGTGAAGGTGGGGGGGCATGCGATCGGCGTGGAGCTGAGCCCGGACGAAAAACGCGCATTCGTGGGCTGTGAATACACCGATGGCCTGCATGTCGTGAACACGGAAACCCTGGAGGTGGAGGCGACCGTGGACACCGGCGACGGCCCGGATCCGATGTTGATGTGGTATCCTGAGCGTATTGCGGCGTAG